Proteins found in one Ctenopharyngodon idella isolate HZGC_01 chromosome 16, HZGC01, whole genome shotgun sequence genomic segment:
- the cmtm8b gene encoding CKLF-like MARVEL transmembrane domain-containing protein 8b: protein MEVDSESGIDSSGTDRTSKSSNIESLGLSHSKLAYDGNFIRSACGMFMAGEIVFGLLVWTLIGGTEYLHVPALGWVMFVSVFCWVLTVILFLLYLTMAHTRIPQIPWKILGICFNGSASVLYLTAAVISAVSLNVAIRGRYYFISWVASTIFASLAVVCYAGNTVVNYKSWRTKCEDT from the exons ATGGAGGTCGACTCCGAGTCCGGCATCGACAGCAGCGGTACTGACAGAACCAGTAAAAGCTCGAATATAGAGAGTTTAGGCTTGTCACACTCCAAGTTGGCTTATGATGGGAACTTTATTCGTTCTGCGTGTGGCATGTTTATGGCTGGAGAAATC GTGTTTGGGCTTCTGGTGTGGACTTTGATTGGTGGGACGGAGTACCTCCATGTTCCTGCACTGGGGTGGGTAATGTTTGTGTCAGTCTTTTGCTGGGTGCTTACTGTCATTCTCTTCCTCTTATACCTGACCATGGCCCACACCAGGATTCCCCAGATCCCATGGAAAATTCTG GGAATATGTTTTAATGGCAGCGCCTCTGTATTGTACCTGACAGCAGCTGTGATTAGTGCTGTATCTTTGAATGTGGCCATTAGGGGGCGCTACTACTTCATCAGCTGGGTTGCATCAACG ATATTTGCCTCACTGGCTGTGGTGTGTTATGCAGGAAATACAGTTGTGAATTACAAATCCTGGAGAACAAAATGTGAAGATACATAA